In Thunnus thynnus chromosome 4, fThuThy2.1, whole genome shotgun sequence, a genomic segment contains:
- the ngfb gene encoding nerve growth factor gives MRSSMLVLFLFFSARAMAAIRGDSCAATTAQQQDPGINPNIIPTVDPKLFTKRRYLSPRVLFSAQPPDAEPAGSQGAGRRTRRAAGKPQHRGVYSVCESVSVWVGNKTKATDISGNEVTVLPDVNINNVNKKQYFFETTCHSARSGNSGCLGIDARHWNSYCTNSHTFVRALTSFKNLVAWRLIRINVACVCVLSRKSWRQ, from the coding sequence ATGAGGTCGTCTATGCTGGTCCTGTTCCTCTTCTTCAGTGCCCGGGCTATGGCCGCCATCAGAGGGGACTCGTGTGCAGCCACGACAGCACAGCAGCAGGATCCAGGCATCAACCCCAACATCATCCCCACAGTGGACCCCAAACTTTTCACCAAGCGCCGCTACCTCTCACCCAGGGTGCTCTTCAGCGCTCAGCCCCCTGATGCAGAGCCGGCAGGTTCACAAGGTGCCGGCAGGAGGACCCGCAGGGCAGCGGGGAAGCCTCAGCACCGCGGGGTGTACTCAGTGTGTGAGAGCGTCAGCGTCTGGGTGGGTAACAAGACCAAGGCCACAGACATCTCAGGCAACGAGGTGACAGTGCTACCAGACGTGAACATCAACAACGTCAACAAGAAGCAGTACTTCTTTGAGACGACATGTCACAGCGCCCGCTCAGGCAACTCGGGCTGTTTGGGAATCGATGCGAGACACTGGAACTCTTACTGCACCAACTCACACACTTTTGTACGAGCGCTGACTTCCTTTAAGAACCTGGTGGCTTGGAGGCTCATACGCATCAACGTGGCCTGTGTGTGCGTACTCAGCCGCAAGTCATGGCGACAGTAA